A genomic stretch from Bacillus sp. N1-1 includes:
- a CDS encoding ABC transporter permease gives MRMVAQIRTDISFQYKHGFYLAYVIVSVLYITFLAFIPSSWKETAAVLLIFSDCSFLGSFFVGGIILLEKDQGMIQQLLISPLRISEYILGKALSLSCLATVASTFILFASFGRSLHYTPILVAVFGCSLFATFLGMIIAIKVKSVNQYLLVTPLFVPIFFLPLANYFSLPVPKLLEWTPSYSTLQLITNGFHPISYLSFHTFILFSWVLLFFFMVNRQYERTFFKKACE, from the coding sequence ATGAGGATGGTTGCCCAAATAAGGACAGATATTTCATTCCAATACAAACATGGTTTCTACCTTGCCTATGTTATTGTATCCGTACTTTATATTACCTTTCTTGCTTTTATACCTTCATCATGGAAAGAAACGGCAGCTGTTCTCCTCATTTTCTCTGACTGTTCTTTTCTGGGATCGTTTTTCGTTGGAGGCATCATCCTCTTAGAAAAGGACCAGGGAATGATTCAACAGCTACTGATCAGTCCTCTAAGAATTTCTGAATATATACTTGGCAAGGCTTTATCTCTTTCTTGTCTAGCCACTGTGGCAAGTACCTTCATTTTATTTGCGAGTTTTGGCCGTTCACTTCACTACACACCTATTCTTGTCGCTGTTTTTGGTTGCTCCCTATTTGCTACTTTTCTAGGTATGATCATTGCGATCAAAGTCAAATCAGTTAACCAGTACTTACTTGTCACGCCCTTGTTCGTACCAATCTTTTTTCTACCATTAGCAAACTACTTTTCACTGCCAGTTCCAAAGTTGCTCGAGTGGACGCCCAGCTACAGCACACTTCAACTGATAACAAATGGTTTTCACCCTATTTCCTATCTATCTTTTCATACTTTTATCTTATTTAGCTGGGTCCTTCTTTTCTTCTTTATGGTGAATCGTCAATACGAACGTACTTTTTTTAAGAAAGCCTGTGAATAA
- a CDS encoding ABC transporter ATP-binding protein, translating into MLKINQLSYRYPKSHHQTLTELDFAVSKGEIFGFLGPSGAGKSTIQKILIGLIKDYQGSAIVNGHEIRETTSDFYEQIGVAFEFPNFYSKFTAMENLKLFSKFYKGKGNEPIDLLKQVGLEEAAQMKASALSKGMKMRLNFVRALLHDPDILFLDEPTSGLDPANARMIIDYILNLKRQGKTVIITTHNMHVAEEICDRVAFIVDGKVELIDAPQKLMRERSKQTLHLTFHRESGGVSSLTLPTTNLASNPIFVEVLQNNRLISMYTEEATLEDVFIEVTGRKLA; encoded by the coding sequence ATGTTAAAGATTAATCAGTTAAGCTATCGCTATCCTAAATCTCATCATCAAACGTTGACTGAACTTGATTTCGCTGTTTCTAAGGGGGAAATCTTTGGATTTCTTGGTCCATCCGGTGCTGGAAAGAGCACAATTCAAAAGATCCTAATCGGTTTGATTAAAGACTATCAAGGCTCAGCGATCGTAAATGGACATGAAATTCGTGAAACGACTTCTGACTTCTATGAACAAATTGGCGTGGCGTTTGAATTCCCAAATTTCTATTCAAAATTTACAGCGATGGAGAACTTGAAGCTCTTCTCGAAGTTTTATAAAGGCAAAGGGAATGAACCGATCGATCTGCTTAAGCAAGTGGGACTTGAGGAAGCTGCCCAAATGAAAGCCTCTGCTTTATCGAAAGGCATGAAGATGCGACTGAATTTCGTACGCGCGCTTCTACATGATCCAGATATTCTTTTTCTCGATGAACCAACATCAGGACTTGATCCTGCAAATGCACGGATGATCATCGACTACATTTTGAATTTAAAGCGACAGGGAAAGACAGTGATCATCACAACCCATAACATGCATGTTGCTGAGGAGATTTGCGATCGCGTCGCGTTTATTGTGGATGGGAAAGTCGAACTCATCGATGCACCGCAAAAGCTTATGAGAGAAAGAAGCAAGCAAACGCTCCACCTCACATTCCATAGGGAGTCAGGTGGCGTTTCATCACTCACCCTGCCTACTACTAATCTAGCTAGCAACCCTATATTTGTGGAGGTTCTGCAGAACAATCGACTCATTTCTATGTATACGGAAGAAGCAACGTTAGAGGATGTTTTTATTGAAGTAACAGGGAGGAAACTGGCATGA
- a CDS encoding TetR/AcrR family transcriptional regulator, whose protein sequence is MARGFSEQELTEIRKQLIDEARNQYRTRGFKTGIKDLTDAIGIAPGSFYKFYSSKEELIFTILEEEEVSIKETLFNEFNQVTFTSPEEIASFLIRGIELANGNPFIELMMSPIQMSAISRKVPNELLERHMNRDQFSLEKLLPLKNHPHKETIGSAVRAFFLLTMHKREIGEDEFQNTLHFYANALAHEILREE, encoded by the coding sequence ATGGCACGCGGCTTTTCAGAACAGGAATTAACAGAAATTCGTAAGCAGCTGATTGATGAAGCAAGAAATCAGTACCGCACTAGAGGATTTAAGACCGGGATTAAGGATTTAACTGATGCAATCGGGATTGCCCCTGGTTCATTCTATAAGTTTTATTCATCGAAAGAAGAACTGATCTTCACCATACTTGAAGAAGAAGAAGTCTCGATTAAAGAGACATTATTTAACGAATTCAATCAAGTGACGTTCACATCTCCAGAAGAGATTGCTTCCTTCTTGATCCGAGGGATCGAGCTTGCGAACGGCAATCCCTTTATTGAACTCATGATGTCTCCAATTCAAATGAGCGCCATATCTCGCAAAGTACCTAATGAGCTGCTAGAACGTCATATGAATCGGGATCAGTTCTCACTAGAGAAGCTGCTCCCGCTTAAAAACCATCCTCATAAGGAGACGATCGGTAGCGCCGTTCGTGCATTCTTTCTTTTAACAATGCATAAACGAGAAATAGGAGAAGACGAGTTTCAAAACACGCTTCACTTTTATGCCAATGCGCTCGCTCATGAGATTCTTAGGGAGGAATAA
- a CDS encoding sigma-54-dependent Fis family transcriptional regulator — protein MNTTEPLRREVWNRFVREGVLDSSRIRERISESWHFCQRKGVNPYGGKGEHILTDENLETRLTNNKLLMDLSSHYLEKLYTFFGNARSMVLLTDAEGYVLKALGQKDTLQRALTINFKKGVRWTEELVGTNAIGTAIRINEPITVKGSEHFSVASHPWICSASPIHYEGKLVGVLDVTSPVEHSAHEHALAAVVSTAFAIEKEWQLRIKEEELELLRYVSDAEEEPFLLVNPKNKVIWSSSKERIQKGIFLEELHQSSIKQTIQVRSIYNDRIIGTKIFLESEYKRNETNLQSPAFVFNGVKGISSSFKNVIDQATKVAKTNTTVHIHGETGTGKELLAHAIHLNSNRAHGPFVAVNCGAIPTSLIESELFGYTSGSFTGANRKGFRGKLAQADGGTLFLDEIGEISHSMQVALLRVLQEKEITPIGGDKPIPIDIRVITATHCRLEEMVENGAFREDLYYRIVVFPLYLPSLRERREDIPYLVEEYCSRMKWKIHFSHANMKELQRQEWKGNIRELHNVLERLQILYPDQLPTTYIQSCMTTGPESIQKEESYMQQLEKHKIVEALEKNDGNVSSTAKALNMPRSTLYRKLKKYKLS, from the coding sequence ATGAATACGACTGAACCGTTAAGACGTGAAGTATGGAATCGATTTGTAAGAGAAGGTGTGCTGGATTCTTCAAGGATTCGGGAGCGAATATCGGAGTCCTGGCACTTTTGTCAGAGGAAAGGCGTTAATCCTTATGGTGGTAAGGGAGAGCATATCTTAACAGATGAAAATCTGGAAACACGACTAACAAACAATAAGTTGTTAATGGACCTCTCGTCACATTATTTAGAGAAGCTGTACACCTTTTTTGGTAATGCGAGGTCAATGGTGTTGCTAACGGATGCAGAGGGATATGTGTTAAAGGCGTTGGGACAGAAAGATACATTGCAAAGAGCCCTTACGATTAATTTTAAGAAAGGTGTAAGGTGGACAGAAGAGCTTGTTGGAACGAATGCGATTGGGACAGCGATTCGTATCAATGAGCCAATTACAGTTAAAGGATCCGAGCACTTCTCTGTCGCATCTCATCCATGGATTTGTTCAGCTTCTCCCATTCATTATGAAGGTAAGCTTGTAGGGGTACTTGATGTAACGAGTCCCGTTGAACATTCGGCACATGAGCACGCCCTTGCAGCAGTTGTGTCAACAGCTTTTGCGATTGAGAAGGAATGGCAACTGCGAATCAAAGAAGAAGAGTTAGAGCTGCTTCGATACGTCAGCGATGCAGAAGAGGAACCTTTTCTATTAGTAAATCCAAAAAACAAAGTGATCTGGTCGAGCTCAAAAGAACGTATTCAAAAGGGAATTTTCTTAGAAGAACTGCACCAATCGTCCATTAAGCAAACAATACAGGTTCGATCGATTTATAACGACCGAATTATTGGAACAAAAATTTTTTTGGAATCTGAATACAAAAGGAACGAAACAAATCTTCAATCCCCTGCGTTTGTTTTTAATGGTGTGAAGGGAATAAGTTCTTCTTTTAAGAATGTGATCGATCAGGCAACGAAAGTGGCAAAAACGAATACGACCGTACATATTCACGGAGAAACAGGTACTGGGAAGGAATTGTTGGCGCATGCTATCCATCTCAATAGTAATCGAGCTCATGGTCCCTTTGTTGCTGTCAATTGTGGAGCTATTCCAACTTCATTAATTGAAAGTGAATTATTTGGGTATACTTCAGGTTCATTTACAGGAGCCAATAGGAAAGGATTCCGTGGAAAGCTTGCACAGGCAGATGGAGGCACCTTATTTCTAGATGAAATAGGAGAAATTTCGCATTCGATGCAAGTTGCGCTTCTTCGTGTACTGCAAGAGAAAGAAATTACTCCAATAGGTGGAGATAAACCAATCCCCATTGATATAAGAGTGATAACAGCAACACACTGCAGGTTAGAGGAAATGGTAGAGAATGGAGCATTTCGCGAAGACCTGTATTATCGAATTGTTGTATTTCCGCTCTATCTTCCTTCTCTTCGTGAAAGGAGAGAGGATATCCCTTATCTGGTCGAAGAGTATTGCTCACGTATGAAGTGGAAAATTCATTTTTCTCATGCGAATATGAAAGAACTCCAAAGACAGGAGTGGAAGGGCAACATTCGAGAATTGCATAATGTGCTTGAGCGTTTGCAAATCCTCTATCCCGATCAGCTTCCTACGACCTACATTCAATCTTGTATGACAACTGGACCCGAGAGCATTCAGAAAGAAGAATCCTATATGCAACAGCTTGAGAAGCATAAAATTGTCGAAGCTCTCGAGAAAAATGACGGGAATGTTTCTTCTACCGCAAAAGCTCTTAACATGCCAAGAAGTACGTTGTATCGAAAATTAAAGAAATATAAGCTGTCATAA
- a CDS encoding thiamine pyrophosphate-dependent dehydrogenase E1 component subunit alpha: MFEKMSEIRHFENKVHEVFSTGVLPGFVHLYAGEEAVAVGVCAHLDEQDSITSTHRGHGHCIAKGCDLNGMMAEIYGKATGLCNGKGGSMHIADVEKGMLGANGIVGGGFPLATGAALTAKVKKNKAVAVCFFGDGANNHGTFHEGINLAAIWKLPVIFIAENNGYAEATPFEYASSCTTIADRAAGYNIPGEIVDGKDILAVYKAAERAVERARNGEGPTLIECRTYRNYGHFEGDAQTYKGAEKTQHLEALDAIKLFRDHLVTEKLLADDELNEIDSKVVEAVKKAVEFAEKSPDPAPEELLTDVYVSYNSDGGEV; the protein is encoded by the coding sequence ATGTTCGAGAAAATGAGTGAAATTCGTCATTTCGAAAACAAAGTACATGAAGTGTTTAGCACCGGTGTTCTCCCGGGATTTGTTCATCTCTATGCTGGAGAAGAAGCAGTAGCTGTTGGGGTGTGTGCCCATCTGGATGAACAGGATAGTATCACAAGTACGCATCGAGGACACGGTCATTGTATTGCAAAGGGTTGTGATCTTAATGGCATGATGGCTGAAATATACGGCAAAGCAACTGGTTTATGTAATGGGAAAGGAGGATCAATGCACATAGCTGATGTTGAGAAAGGTATGCTTGGTGCAAATGGAATTGTAGGTGGAGGTTTTCCACTTGCAACAGGCGCAGCCCTGACGGCAAAAGTAAAGAAAAATAAAGCAGTAGCCGTTTGTTTCTTTGGAGATGGTGCCAATAATCACGGAACATTCCATGAAGGAATTAATCTCGCTGCGATTTGGAAACTTCCTGTCATTTTTATTGCAGAAAACAATGGATATGCTGAGGCTACTCCATTTGAATATGCATCGAGCTGTACAACAATTGCAGATCGAGCGGCTGGGTATAATATCCCCGGGGAAATTGTAGACGGCAAAGACATTCTAGCCGTATATAAGGCAGCTGAACGAGCGGTAGAACGAGCAAGAAACGGAGAAGGTCCAACGCTAATTGAATGTAGAACTTATCGGAACTATGGTCACTTTGAAGGTGATGCCCAGACTTATAAGGGCGCTGAAAAGACACAGCATCTTGAAGCGCTTGATGCGATTAAATTGTTTAGAGATCACCTCGTTACCGAAAAGTTGTTAGCAGATGATGAACTTAATGAGATCGATAGCAAGGTCGTTGAGGCAGTGAAAAAAGCGGTGGAATTTGCAGAAAAAAGTCCGGATCCTGCACCTGAAGAATTATTGACTGATGTCTATGTGTCTTACAATTCCGATGGAGGTGAAGTGTAA
- a CDS encoding alpha-ketoacid dehydrogenase subunit beta produces MARVITFADAVNEAIRLAMRENENVILMGEDVAGGAKVDHLQDEEAWGGVMGVTKGLVQEFGRERILDTPIAEAGYIGASVTAAATGLRPIAELMFNDFIGSCLDEVMNQGAKLRYMFGGKARVPLTIRTMHGAGFRAAAQHSQSLYGLFTSIPGVKVVVPSTPADCKGLLLQSILHDDDPVVFFEDKTLYTMKGNVPEGIYTIPFGKADVKRKGSDLTIVAIGKMVHTALKAADQLSKKGIETEVIDPRTLSPLDEDTILSSVEKTGRLIIVDEANPRCSAATDLSALVADKGFDYLDAPIKMVTAPHTPVPFSPALEDLYLPTPEKVIEKAMELLGEEINV; encoded by the coding sequence ATGGCAAGAGTTATTACGTTTGCTGATGCAGTGAATGAAGCTATTCGCCTTGCGATGAGAGAGAATGAGAATGTGATTCTTATGGGGGAAGATGTTGCTGGAGGAGCAAAGGTAGATCATCTACAGGATGAGGAAGCCTGGGGCGGTGTTATGGGTGTTACGAAAGGGCTTGTGCAAGAGTTTGGAAGGGAAAGAATTCTGGATACCCCAATTGCAGAGGCAGGCTACATAGGTGCTTCTGTTACAGCTGCTGCAACTGGGCTCCGTCCGATAGCAGAACTCATGTTTAACGATTTTATTGGAAGCTGCCTTGATGAAGTGATGAATCAAGGAGCAAAACTACGATACATGTTTGGTGGAAAAGCGAGAGTCCCACTTACCATTCGAACGATGCATGGAGCTGGATTTCGAGCGGCTGCCCAGCATTCCCAGAGCCTTTATGGCCTATTTACATCTATTCCTGGAGTGAAAGTAGTCGTACCATCAACTCCAGCGGACTGCAAAGGACTTTTATTGCAATCGATTTTACATGATGATGATCCAGTGGTTTTCTTTGAAGACAAAACGTTGTACACGATGAAGGGTAATGTTCCAGAAGGGATTTATACGATTCCATTCGGAAAGGCAGATGTAAAACGAAAAGGCTCAGATCTTACAATCGTTGCGATTGGAAAGATGGTTCATACAGCACTAAAAGCAGCGGATCAGCTCTCGAAAAAAGGAATTGAGACAGAAGTTATTGATCCTCGGACTCTATCGCCGCTTGATGAAGACACGATCTTAAGCTCCGTCGAAAAGACTGGAAGGCTGATTATAGTCGATGAAGCCAATCCTCGATGTAGTGCAGCAACCGATCTTTCCGCCCTCGTGGCAGATAAAGGGTTTGATTATTTAGATGCACCAATCAAAATGGTTACAGCTCCACATACACCCGTTCCTTTTTCACCTGCCCTAGAAGATCTATATCTCCCTACTCCTGAGAAAGTTATTGAAAAAGCGATGGAGCTTCTTGGAGAAGAAATAAATGTATAA
- a CDS encoding dihydrolipoamide acetyltransferase family protein has protein sequence MSLELIMPKLGMSMEEGTLVEWLKEKGAPVKKGETIAVISSDKIEKDIESPGDGFLIETTADINDVVPVGQPIGYIGEESEQVIQGKSDSIEARAETASAVEVLEKPEEIASKKRSKIRISPAAKKLASKESINVDDLTGTGPNGRVTRVDVEKAMQMRESAPSEKRDRENSPEKVSKPVKMTGMRKVIAERMYNSLQNSAQLTITMKADVTSLMEVRKQSKRDLKEGNSLTVTDFIAKATIIALQDHPQMNSSLGEGEILLHEDIHLGLAVALEKGLMVPVVRRANTLTLGELSNKIKQAGKHARDGVLDREQLTGSTFTITSLGNYGIEFFTPILNPPETGILGIGTAEEVAVFEGDNVVKRIILPLSLTFDHRVIDGAPAATFLNDVKSYLEAPLRLLI, from the coding sequence ATGTCACTCGAACTTATCATGCCAAAGCTTGGGATGAGTATGGAGGAAGGAACACTTGTGGAGTGGTTAAAAGAAAAGGGTGCTCCTGTAAAAAAAGGAGAGACGATAGCAGTAATTAGTTCAGATAAAATTGAGAAAGACATTGAATCACCAGGAGATGGTTTCTTAATCGAAACGACGGCTGATATCAATGATGTCGTACCGGTCGGACAGCCGATCGGCTATATTGGAGAAGAAAGTGAGCAGGTTATACAGGGGAAGAGTGATTCGATCGAAGCAAGGGCGGAAACAGCGTCTGCAGTTGAAGTGCTTGAAAAACCTGAAGAGATTGCCTCTAAGAAAAGAAGTAAGATTCGTATTTCCCCAGCCGCGAAAAAGCTAGCAAGTAAAGAGAGCATTAACGTAGATGATTTAACTGGGACTGGGCCAAATGGCCGGGTCACACGAGTAGATGTGGAAAAAGCGATGCAAATGAGGGAATCGGCGCCTTCAGAAAAAAGAGATAGAGAAAATTCTCCTGAAAAAGTTTCAAAACCGGTGAAAATGACTGGGATGAGAAAGGTCATTGCAGAGCGAATGTACAACAGTCTTCAAAACTCAGCTCAGCTAACCATCACAATGAAAGCAGACGTAACGAGTTTGATGGAGGTTCGAAAGCAGTCAAAACGTGACTTAAAAGAGGGTAACAGTTTAACGGTTACGGATTTCATTGCAAAAGCAACCATTATAGCTCTGCAAGACCATCCACAAATGAATAGTTCTTTAGGAGAAGGCGAAATTCTACTGCATGAGGATATTCATCTAGGACTGGCAGTTGCTCTAGAAAAAGGGTTAATGGTCCCTGTCGTTCGAAGGGCGAATACATTGACACTTGGTGAGCTTTCTAACAAGATTAAGCAGGCTGGTAAGCATGCGAGAGACGGAGTACTCGATCGTGAGCAATTAACTGGTTCGACCTTTACGATTACCAGCCTTGGAAACTATGGCATAGAATTTTTTACACCAATATTGAATCCACCTGAAACAGGTATTCTTGGCATTGGAACCGCGGAAGAAGTAGCGGTTTTTGAAGGAGACAATGTAGTAAAGCGAATAATACTACCTTTAAGTCTCACGTTTGATCATCGGGTGATCGATGGGGCGCCAGCGGCTACTTTTCTTAACGATGTGAAGAGCTATCTTGAAGCACCATTGCGACTATTAATCTAA
- the glaH gene encoding glutarate dioxygenase GlaH produces the protein MELSSVNQNERSVKKGKGYEIKPSADHDRLYVVELEQEVISRFFEEVREISSQQLEYIPYMRFILTEKLSRLLDENFQKSVRAILHDRNTGGFTVGVNKQTTDPEDYVKFSTAFSHLIGIPNFDAMSGNYYARFSVKHTDTSDSYLRQAYRLFTLHTDGTYVDEATDWLLMMKFDEQNAVGGRSRLLHLDDWEELERFYQHPMASQRLIYKAPPSKNVVKEVFRTTFYEQNNEPCICFIDQFVHPENIEQATYLQELSSSMENSSATKGLELPAGELIMLNNRFWLHGREAFEENTGLHRELLRQRGRFA, from the coding sequence ATGGAGCTTTCAAGCGTCAACCAAAATGAGAGAAGTGTAAAAAAAGGCAAGGGGTATGAGATTAAACCGAGTGCTGATCATGATCGACTTTATGTAGTGGAGCTGGAACAAGAGGTAATCAGTCGTTTTTTTGAAGAAGTTCGTGAGATTAGTAGTCAGCAGTTGGAGTATATCCCTTACATGCGATTTATTTTGACAGAGAAGCTATCACGTCTTCTGGATGAGAACTTTCAAAAATCTGTTCGGGCGATTCTCCATGACCGAAATACTGGCGGGTTTACCGTTGGGGTTAACAAGCAAACGACTGATCCTGAGGATTATGTGAAGTTTTCAACTGCTTTCTCCCACCTCATTGGGATTCCAAATTTCGATGCAATGTCGGGAAACTACTATGCTCGTTTCTCTGTCAAACATACAGATACTAGTGATTCTTACCTTCGTCAGGCGTATCGCCTTTTTACACTCCATACGGATGGAACCTATGTGGATGAAGCGACAGACTGGTTGTTGATGATGAAATTTGATGAGCAAAATGCGGTTGGTGGTCGTTCGCGACTGCTGCATCTTGATGATTGGGAAGAGCTTGAACGGTTCTATCAGCACCCGATGGCATCACAGCGATTGATCTATAAGGCACCACCAAGCAAAAATGTCGTGAAGGAAGTGTTCCGGACAACGTTCTATGAACAAAACAATGAACCTTGTATTTGTTTTATCGATCAATTCGTTCACCCAGAAAACATTGAGCAGGCAACTTATTTACAGGAACTCTCAAGTTCGATGGAGAATTCGTCTGCAACAAAAGGACTTGAGCTTCCTGCAGGAGAATTGATTATGTTGAATAACCGATTCTGGCTTCACGGAAGAGAAGCCTTTGAAGAAAATACTGGACTTCACAGAGAGCTTTTACGCCAGCGTGGTCGATTTGCTTGA
- the lhgO gene encoding L-2-hydroxyglutarate oxidase, with product MYDYLVIGGGIVGLSTALSIRKRYPNAALAVVEKEKEWASHQTGRNSGVIHSGIYYKPGSLKATLAKRGSESMVRFCQQNDIAHDVCGKVIVAVDETEKGNLNQLYERGLKNDLGVQKLTKEELKEIEPHVNGVGGIRVPSTGIVNYKEVTEKLAEILSNQEVDLFPGTRVTNIEESHDEAVVDTSKGTFKAKYIINCAGLQSDRIARLADIYTDLKIVPFRGEYFELKKEKSHLVKNLIYPVPNPDFPFLGVHLTRMMDGTIHAGPNAVLSLKREGYRKFSFNPKDALDVLAFEGFWKMAGSNMKEGLKEMGRSFHRKSFVKSLQRLVPEIREEDVVPTHSGVRAQALLKNGQLVDDFFIIPGKRSIHVCNAPSPAATASLEIGDVIAGKVPSPTRKMIRLS from the coding sequence ATGTATGATTATCTCGTGATTGGGGGCGGAATCGTTGGTCTATCAACAGCGCTTTCGATTCGAAAACGGTACCCAAACGCAGCACTCGCAGTAGTTGAAAAAGAAAAGGAATGGGCTAGTCACCAAACAGGTAGAAATAGTGGTGTGATTCATTCAGGAATCTACTATAAGCCTGGGAGCTTAAAAGCGACATTAGCAAAGCGGGGCAGTGAGTCGATGGTTCGCTTTTGTCAGCAGAATGACATTGCACATGATGTATGTGGAAAGGTCATCGTAGCTGTAGATGAAACGGAAAAAGGTAATCTAAATCAGTTGTATGAACGTGGATTGAAAAACGACCTTGGCGTACAAAAACTCACAAAGGAAGAGCTTAAAGAGATAGAACCTCATGTGAATGGGGTAGGTGGAATTCGGGTGCCGTCTACTGGCATCGTGAATTATAAGGAAGTGACTGAGAAACTAGCGGAAATTCTATCGAATCAGGAAGTTGACTTGTTTCCGGGGACCAGAGTGACAAATATTGAAGAAAGTCATGACGAAGCAGTAGTCGATACGTCTAAAGGAACCTTTAAAGCAAAATATATTATTAATTGCGCTGGACTTCAAAGTGACCGCATTGCCAGGCTCGCGGACATTTATACGGATTTAAAAATCGTTCCATTTAGAGGTGAGTATTTTGAATTAAAGAAAGAGAAAAGTCACCTAGTCAAAAACTTGATTTATCCTGTACCAAATCCAGATTTTCCGTTTCTTGGTGTTCATCTCACCCGTATGATGGATGGAACGATTCATGCTGGACCGAATGCGGTACTTAGCTTGAAACGAGAGGGCTATCGTAAATTTTCGTTCAATCCAAAAGATGCACTCGATGTTTTGGCATTTGAAGGATTTTGGAAAATGGCGGGAAGTAATATGAAAGAGGGTCTAAAGGAGATGGGACGTTCGTTTCACAGAAAGTCATTTGTGAAAAGTCTTCAGAGACTTGTTCCAGAGATTCGAGAGGAAGACGTCGTACCAACTCATTCAGGAGTGAGAGCTCAAGCGTTACTAAAGAATGGTCAGCTTGTAGATGATTTCTTTATCATTCCGGGCAAAAGATCCATTCATGTTTGCAACGCACCGTCTCCTGCTGCTACGGCATCGTTAGAGATTGGGGACGTGATTGCAGGGAAAGTACCATCGCCTACTAGAAAGATGATTCGATTATCGTGA
- a CDS encoding alpha/beta hydrolase-fold protein translates to MLVTKKYWIPVFNEERTIRIYVPDTYEQTSKSYPVLYMHDGQNVFEDKDAVGGRSLRLKDYLVENNAQVIVVAIDSGANRMEEYRLWPPGELSEELTGKTDSKEAKGRDYLDFIVRDLVPSINATYRIQAGSNYMAGISLGGLLTVYALCCYPTVFNRGAGMSSAFFRNQEKLEQFILESERVAFDGLYLDCGDKESGEERIDRAFMRSNERIFGLLEERGSSVEFKVVKNGKHHYESFSHRVDDVMTFLLGRR, encoded by the coding sequence ATGTTAGTAACTAAAAAGTACTGGATTCCTGTTTTTAACGAAGAGAGAACGATTAGAATTTATGTGCCAGATACATATGAACAAACTAGTAAATCTTATCCTGTTCTTTATATGCATGATGGACAGAATGTGTTTGAAGATAAGGACGCAGTAGGCGGAAGGTCGTTGCGTTTAAAGGACTACCTCGTGGAGAATAATGCTCAGGTTATTGTTGTTGCGATTGATTCGGGCGCTAATCGGATGGAGGAATATCGACTATGGCCCCCGGGAGAGCTGAGTGAAGAACTTACGGGAAAAACTGATTCTAAGGAAGCAAAGGGGAGGGATTATCTTGATTTTATCGTGAGGGATTTAGTACCGTCGATTAATGCTACGTATCGCATACAGGCGGGATCGAATTATATGGCTGGTATTTCACTTGGCGGTTTGCTTACAGTCTATGCACTATGTTGCTATCCGACTGTTTTTAATAGAGGAGCGGGAATGTCTTCCGCTTTTTTTCGTAATCAAGAGAAGTTAGAGCAGTTTATCTTAGAATCCGAACGTGTTGCATTTGACGGTCTTTATTTGGATTGCGGAGATAAGGAGTCAGGAGAAGAGCGGATCGATCGAGCGTTTATGAGATCGAATGAACGGATTTTTGGATTGTTAGAGGAAAGAGGGAGTAGTGTTGAATTTAAGGTAGTTAAAAATGGAAAGCATCACTATGAGTCATTTTCTCATAGAGTTGATGATGTCATGACTTTTTTGCTAGGGCGTAGATAA
- a CDS encoding RNA polymerase sigma factor gives MHFNERESIPFEKSLSMTFETIYLTHKDSLYRFLFRYTRDEQLSIDLVQDTFVKFHKYQDRYDVTRASLKTYLFKIGYQLMINKIKRRAKWQTLLPFLIKKEESSFSDSVEKMTIQWAIKQLPEKQRAVILLIYYHDMTQEDTANILDIPLGTVKSRLSTAIKRLRDLLEGHYDEITQ, from the coding sequence ATGCATTTTAACGAACGCGAATCAATTCCTTTCGAGAAATCATTGTCTATGACGTTCGAAACCATTTACCTTACACACAAAGATTCACTCTACCGTTTCTTATTTCGCTATACTCGTGATGAGCAGCTCAGTATCGATCTTGTTCAGGATACATTCGTTAAATTTCACAAGTACCAGGATCGCTATGATGTCACACGGGCGTCTCTAAAAACGTATCTTTTTAAAATTGGTTATCAGCTGATGATTAACAAAATAAAACGAAGAGCAAAATGGCAAACGCTGCTACCTTTTCTGATCAAAAAGGAGGAATCTTCTTTTAGCGATTCTGTGGAGAAGATGACGATTCAGTGGGCGATTAAGCAGCTACCTGAAAAGCAGCGAGCGGTTATCCTCTTAATCTATTATCACGACATGACCCAAGAAGACACCGCAAACATTTTAGATATTCCGCTTGGAACGGTTAAGTCAAGATTATCGACAGCAATTAAACGTTTAAGAGATTTATTGGAGGGACATTACGATGAAATCACACAATAA